The following proteins are encoded in a genomic region of Lachnospiraceae bacterium KM106-2:
- a CDS encoding Ser-type protease, which translates to MAECRDEIYSNDYFDNVIDFIPDIEAYVEQQRVVCYQTIREGIYVLHRQRAASMEISIDLYGYRRIPKLYGLMDTSALESTGVLKIRRQSFLDLLGQDIVIGLIDTGIDYLNPLFINQDGTSRIGAIWDQSIRDGVPPDGIQYGSLYTTEDINAAIQSSEPLSVVPSQDTDGHGTYLAGIMAGNEDIANDFSGVAPLAQLAVVKLKDSKPYLREYFGIPDGVIAYQENDIMQAVRFLVDYANQTNKPLSICIGLGTTSGNHDGDSPLSRYLDFIATYSRVCISCAAGNEANVGNHNSGTVEEGQSTDVELKVGKNETTFVTELWARAPGNFSVSVISPSGEVAGKIPAKLNVSSVIRYVLEPTVISVDYRSIELGSGDELIVLRFVNPVEGVWRIRIFNDGDLTKNYNMWLPINGFISADTYFLQPDPFITLVETGTTRRPIAAGTYNHTSNTLYLNSSRGYTVSNLVKPDIVAPGVNVYGPIGRNQFGTKTGSSIAAAFTAGLAALLLQWGIGYGNSTTINTSDIKTILIRGANRNQTITYPNREWGYGSVDLFSSFESLRTTGN; encoded by the coding sequence ATGGCTGAATGTAGAGATGAGATCTATTCAAATGACTATTTTGATAATGTCATTGATTTTATACCAGATATTGAAGCGTACGTAGAACAACAGCGAGTGGTCTGTTATCAGACAATTCGAGAAGGAATTTATGTATTACATCGACAAAGAGCTGCATCAATGGAAATCTCAATTGATCTATATGGATACCGGAGGATTCCCAAATTATATGGTTTAATGGATACGAGTGCATTAGAAAGCACTGGAGTGTTGAAGATCAGAAGACAGTCTTTTCTAGATTTATTAGGGCAGGATATTGTGATTGGATTGATCGATACCGGAATTGACTATCTAAATCCACTATTCATTAATCAAGACGGTACCTCTAGAATTGGTGCTATATGGGATCAAAGTATTCGAGATGGTGTACCGCCAGATGGAATTCAATATGGTTCTTTATATACTACAGAGGATATCAATGCGGCAATTCAGAGTTCCGAACCTTTAAGCGTGGTACCAAGTCAGGATACAGATGGCCATGGTACCTATTTAGCTGGTATTATGGCAGGAAATGAAGATATCGCAAATGACTTCTCTGGAGTTGCGCCTTTGGCACAGTTAGCAGTTGTAAAATTAAAAGATTCCAAACCTTATTTAAGAGAGTATTTTGGAATTCCAGATGGTGTGATTGCTTATCAAGAAAATGATATTATGCAAGCGGTTCGTTTTCTTGTGGACTATGCGAATCAAACGAATAAACCACTTAGTATCTGCATTGGACTTGGTACTACTTCGGGAAATCATGATGGAGATTCTCCTTTATCCAGATATCTGGACTTCATTGCTACTTATAGTAGAGTATGTATTAGCTGTGCAGCAGGAAATGAAGCAAATGTAGGAAATCATAATAGTGGTACCGTAGAGGAAGGGCAATCGACAGATGTTGAATTAAAGGTAGGGAAAAATGAAACGACTTTTGTTACGGAATTATGGGCAAGAGCACCGGGGAATTTCTCTGTATCCGTGATCAGTCCAAGCGGAGAGGTAGCGGGGAAAATTCCTGCAAAGTTAAATGTCAGTTCGGTGATCCGATATGTTCTTGAACCGACCGTCATTAGTGTAGATTATCGATCCATTGAGCTTGGATCCGGAGATGAGCTGATCGTTCTTCGGTTTGTGAATCCTGTAGAAGGTGTTTGGAGGATCAGGATCTTTAATGATGGAGACCTGACGAAGAATTATAATATGTGGCTGCCAATCAATGGATTTATATCAGCAGACACCTATTTTCTTCAGCCAGATCCATTTATTACGTTGGTAGAGACAGGAACAACAAGAAGACCTATTGCGGCTGGAACGTATAATCATACATCGAATACATTATATTTAAACTCCAGCCGTGGCTATACTGTTTCCAATCTGGTAAAACCGGATATTGTTGCTCCTGGAGTAAATGTATATGGACCAATCGGGAGAAATCAATTTGGGACCAAGACAGGATCTTCTATAGCAGCAGCTTTTACAGCAGGATTAGCTGCATTATTGCTACAATGGGGAATTGGATATGGTAATAGTACGACGATTAATACCAGTGATATTAAGACCATTTTGATCCGTGGTGCCAATCGAAATCAAACCATCACTTATCCGAATCGAGAGTGGGGATATGGATCCGTTGATCTCTTTAGTAGTTTTGAAAGTTTAAGGACGACAGGAAATTAA
- a CDS encoding probable enzyme with TIM-barrel fold, which produces MKEIKVPEIEGNLRRHMIRVPSVIDQVSGVRVFGKLIKSLVFTTDVAIIRNCNANAVIAVYPFTPQPIITHSIIQCSDVPVFCGVGGGTTTGKRVVNIAEDAEFQGAMGVVVNAPTPNETISYLRQKIEIPIVVTVISENTDIEKRLEAGASIINVSGAAKTADIVRDIRRRYPDVPIIATGGPTDDSILRTIDAGANAITYTPVTNGEIFKQIMMKYRNSDM; this is translated from the coding sequence ATGAAAGAAATTAAAGTACCAGAAATAGAAGGAAATCTTCGAAGACATATGATTCGCGTTCCTAGCGTTATTGATCAGGTTAGCGGTGTAAGGGTTTTCGGAAAATTAATCAAGTCTTTGGTGTTTACGACAGATGTTGCTATTATTAGAAATTGCAATGCTAATGCTGTTATTGCGGTATATCCATTTACGCCACAGCCTATTATTACCCATTCTATTATCCAGTGTTCGGATGTTCCTGTTTTTTGTGGAGTCGGTGGTGGCACTACAACGGGAAAACGAGTTGTAAACATAGCAGAAGATGCAGAATTTCAAGGAGCAATGGGCGTTGTTGTAAATGCACCAACACCAAATGAGACGATTTCATATTTGCGCCAGAAAATAGAAATACCAATCGTTGTGACAGTAATATCTGAAAATACAGATATTGAGAAACGTTTAGAAGCAGGGGCTTCTATCATTAATGTATCAGGAGCTGCGAAAACAGCTGATATCGTAAGAGACATTAGAAGACGTTATCCAGATGTACCGATCATCGCAACAGGAGGTCCAACTGATGATAGTATTCTTCGTACAATTGATGCCGGAGCAAATGCAATCACATATACGCCAGTAACAAACGGTGAAATTTTTAAACAGATTATGATGAAATATAGAAATTCAGATATGTAA
- a CDS encoding branched-chain amino acid ABC transporter, amino acid-binding protein → MRKSKLISVVVVVLLCLGLLSGCSTKQSSESKGKFVIGGLGPLSGSTAAYGTSVKRGAEIAIKEINDAGGMKIGDKKIKLELNFQDDEASEETVVSAYDTLMDQGIDALLGTVTSGACLAIVDKTHEDGILQITPSGSALKCTKNDNNFRLCFTDPLQGEMMAELAVKQLGYKNIAVIFNTSDEYSTGMKDAFINKVKELGGNIVISEAFVKDDVDFTTQLTKIKNSNAECIFVPTYYTEASYITAQAKEKGMNLPFLGGDGWDGILDNVTDKSSIEGAIFLSPFFASDPDEAVRKFVTQFKKEYKTTPNQFAADGYDTVYVMKAAAEKAGSTKSSDMIAAMTKIKVKGITGEVTFSKNGEPTKSAKYVEIKDGKYTSKK, encoded by the coding sequence ATGAGGAAAAGTAAGTTAATCAGCGTGGTAGTTGTTGTATTACTATGCTTAGGTCTGCTAAGTGGATGCAGTACAAAGCAATCAAGCGAATCAAAGGGGAAGTTTGTGATTGGAGGATTAGGGCCTTTAAGCGGGTCTACTGCTGCTTATGGAACAAGTGTTAAGAGGGGGGCAGAGATCGCAATTAAGGAGATCAATGATGCAGGTGGCATGAAGATTGGCGACAAGAAGATTAAGCTGGAACTTAATTTTCAAGATGATGAGGCAAGTGAAGAAACGGTTGTTAGTGCTTATGATACATTAATGGATCAGGGCATCGATGCTCTATTAGGAACCGTTACAAGTGGCGCATGTCTAGCAATTGTAGACAAGACGCATGAAGATGGTATCTTACAGATTACACCTTCAGGATCTGCATTAAAGTGTACGAAGAATGATAATAACTTCCGTTTATGCTTTACAGATCCTTTACAGGGAGAGATGATGGCAGAACTGGCAGTAAAACAGTTAGGTTATAAGAATATAGCTGTTATCTTCAACACCTCGGATGAATATAGTACAGGAATGAAAGATGCTTTTATTAATAAAGTAAAAGAGCTTGGTGGAAATATCGTTATCAGTGAGGCATTTGTGAAGGATGATGTTGATTTTACAACGCAGCTGACGAAGATCAAGAATTCGAATGCTGAGTGTATCTTTGTTCCAACTTATTATACAGAGGCATCTTATATTACGGCACAGGCAAAGGAAAAGGGGATGAACCTTCCTTTCTTAGGTGGAGATGGATGGGATGGTATCTTAGATAATGTAACGGATAAATCTAGCATAGAGGGCGCCATCTTCTTAAGTCCATTTTTTGCATCTGATCCAGATGAGGCAGTTCGGAAATTTGTAACACAATTTAAAAAAGAATATAAGACGACACCAAATCAATTTGCTGCAGATGGATATGATACGGTTTATGTCATGAAGGCGGCGGCGGAGAAAGCAGGTTCAACGAAAAGCAGTGATATGATCGCGGCTATGACCAAGATCAAGGTGAAAGGGATTACAGGCGAAGTAACATTTTCTAAGAATGGTGAGCCAACAAAATCAGCAAAATATGTGGAGATAAAGGATGGTAAATATACATCTAAAAAGTAA